The genomic region GCTTTCCCTGCCGAACGACGGACGATACCCCCATCTGGAGCTAACTGCGCCGCAGCGCCGACAAAAGACGTTTGAGGCGCTAACCGCACGACTTGAGGCTTTATCCAAGTCCAGTCCGGTCCTGATGATCTTCGAGGACGTGCATTGGATCGATCCGACGAGCCTTGAAGCACTCAGTCGTACGATCGATGGGTTAAAAAATCTTCGGGTGCTGCTGATTGTCACGTACCGGCCCGAATTCGAGCCGCCATGGATTGGAACGCCATACGTCGCCGCAGTGCATCTGAACCGCCTCGGCGAGGACGAGAGCAAGGCCATAATCGACCGCGTCTCTGGAAATGCCCAAATTCCAGCGGACATTAGACAGGACATCATCGAGCGCACCGATGGCATACCCCTCTTCGTCGAGGAGATGACCAAAGCGGTAATGGAGGCGGGCGAGAACGGTGCTGAGCGATCGGCTGCGAGTATTCCCTCACCGCTGGCCGCCGTTCCTCCGAGCCTCCATGCCTCGCTGATGGCACGGCTTGATCGGCTCGGGTCACTCGCAAAGGAAACGGCTCAAGTTGGTGCCGCCATTGGTCGGGAGTTCTCCTACGAGCTGCTCCTGCCAGTGGGGCAGCGAAACTCGGCTGAGCTGGATGAAGCCCTGAACCAGCTTGTATCCGCCGAATTGATCTTCAGGCGCGGAATGCCGCCACACGCGGAATACACCTTTAAGCATGCCCTGGTGCAAGATGCCGCTTACGGCACGTTGCTGCGGGGACCCCGTCAGGAGCTGCATGCACGAATTGCTGAAGTGCTCGAACAGCTATTTCCCGAGCGCACCCATATCGAACCCGAGCTGTTGGCGCGCCATTTCACAAATGCCGGGCACGCGGACCGTGCTATTCCATACTGGTTAAAGGCCGGACGGCGTGCGGCTGAACGATCCGCCGACGAAGAGGCAGTGCGTCATCTCAAACGGGGCCTTGAGATGTTGATGACGTTACCGCATTCGGCACAGAAGGACAGGCAGGAACTCGACTATCAGCTTGCCTTGGGCACGCCTTTGGCGGCTCAACATGGGTATGGCAACCCGGTCGTCGGAGCTGCGCGTGATCGCGCGATTGCGCTCTGTGAACGATTAGGCGACACCCAGCACCTGTTGCCATGCCTTTATGGTCAGTATGCCTATTGCATAGCCAGCGGCAGGATTTCCAAAGCACTTGAGTATTCGGAGCGGTGCCAATCGCTGGCCGCGCAGACGGGCGATCGCGTGGCGAAACTGATTGCATACCGCGCGATGGGCGCATCGCTGCTAGAAGTGGGCGACTTAGAGACGGCAAAAGCGCAGCTGGAACAAATGCTAGCAATCGACCGGATCGAAATGGACCAAGCTCTTTCGGTGCTTTACCTCACCGATCCACATGCGTCAGGTCTTGCCTATTTGGCACTGAGCCTGTGGGCCCTGGGATACCCCGACAAGGCAGTCGCAGCACGCGAAAAAGGCAATTAAATATGCCCTGGATGCACAACACGCAAATACCAGTGGCGTCGTTGGCATCTACGCTGGCGCACAGTTGTCTGTGCTGCTCGGCAACACGCGGGACATCAACAAGTATGTTGATAGCTTAAACGCACAACTCGGACCGCGCATGCCACTGTGGGCAACTAGCTGCGGGAAAATATTAACTGGTTGGGCCATCGGGGGCGCAGACCAGCTGGAAGACGGCATTGCTCTGGTGAAACAGGGAATACATGCCGCCAAAGAACAGGTTCGATTTCATTCCCCGCACTACCATTCCCTCCTTGCAATCCTGCAAGCACGTGCGGGATATATGCAGGACAGCCTGGTCGCGATCAGCAATGCCAAGGAGCTCATTCTCGAAACGGGCGAGTTTCTCTGGCAAGCTGACGTACTTAGAATTGAGGGTGAACTCCGACTGCTTTTTGGAGCATCCGCGAACCAAGCAGAAGCAAGCCTGTTTGAAGCGCTCGAAGTCGCCCGCAAGCAGCGGGCAAAATCGTTCGAGTTACGCGCCGCGATGAGCATGGCGCGGCTGTGGCGTGATCAAGGGAAGCGGCACGAGGCCCGAGAACTTCTCGCTCCAGTCTACGGCTGGTTCACGGAGGGCTTCGACACCCTGGACCTCAAGCAGGCCAAGGCTTTACTCGACGAGTTGGCGTAAGCTCATTGTCGCGGAGTGTCTCTGGGTCGGGCTACTTGTCGCCGCCGTATGCTCCAGGGACATTGGGCTTGTCCTCTTACGTATCTGCACTTGCGGGACAGATTAGAAGCCTTGCCTGGGGAGTGATTTCACCGCAGCTCAATGCGTTGATTTGCTGATTGAATTTGGCTCAATCATCGGGGGTGAAGCATCGTTGCCACTCAGGTCGGCCGTGTCTCAAGCCCTGTCTCGAACTGGCCTCAAAGGGCCTGGGCGAGATCGGCGAACAGGCGGGATGTTCGCTCATATACTTTGCCTTCCTCGAGTGCGGAGCTGAGATGGTGCAAGCGAAGCCGGCGCGAAAGAGTAGGCCCGCTTCGGCGGAAGCCTTTTCATTTCTCGATGCTCCGCTCACCCGGTCGTTAACTGCCGCCGGGATCGTCGCTACTCGTCAGGCCATCGTGGCCGACTAAGAGGTGCTGCTGGAGGAGCCGGAGGATGCGAAATTGCGCATGGATACAGCCGGGCCGTTTTGGCTGCGGGTACGCATCTGTAGGTACTTCAGAGGCCAGAAAGCCAAAGTAGCGCTGACGTATTCTTCGAACTTCGCTTCCCGTTACTTTTTTGTTGCTCAGTTCATGCGCTCTTGTCTCCGTGAATTTTTTGATGTCCTTTTCAAGGTTGTGTTCGTCTTTGCAGTGTCGCAAAATGAGAACAAGCAGGTCGCTGGCGAAATTCGCTTCGTCTCTCGTCGGCTGAACCGTGCCGGTCCCGTCTACAAAAAATCTGATGAGCTCTTTCTGTTTCTTCCAAGTAAGAAGTTGTTCGGATGCATTCATGTTTGGTCTCCATAATCCTGGCGACGAGCGAGAAGCAGAGTTCATGCAATTAATTGCAAATCACTGCTATTGGGCGGCAAGATCGGTTCATGAGGGTGCGTCTTGGGTTTGATGAGTCCCAGCTCTTTGCCTAATCCCGACTTTAGCAGCGCATCTTTCCACCCAGTCCACAGCTGCTCTGCATCGGGGAGCAGGGTTTGTGCGGCTGTCAGTGCCTGGGTGATCAGTTTCCGCTGATCTGGGGGGAATGGGGACAGGGCATGCTTCAAACCGCGCACGCGGATGCTGTCGGCCAGAATGCGCCCTGGGAAATCCAGCTTCAGCTCGTTCAGCACGTCGGCTGGGAGAAGAAGGACTTTCTTGAACGGATTGTTCAGCTCAACCAGTGCGCTTCCCGGACACAGAGGCTTGCAGCGGACCTCAAGGCGCAGGGCTTGTCCATCTGCGCCATGTTTGGTGTAGGCGACGATCCGCTTGGAGCGGGGGTCCCGAGGTAGGTCGTCTCAGGACGGCCGTGCCGATCTGAGTAAACCCCGTGTTTCTTCTTAGAAGAGGCGAGCACGATCACGTCATCCAGCGTGTGTCCCGGTAGATCAACCGCAGCGTCAGCTCTTGTGATCCGTCCATTGCTGAAGAACTCAATTGGGGTGGCGTGCATCGACGTGTCGAGCAGCGTAATCAGATCGTCGATACCTTCTGGCGAGAGCTTGGCTGGGTTGAAGTCCAATCGACAAGCTGGAAGGGATTTGTGGTGAGGGCCAACTTCCAAG from Bradyrhizobium lupini harbors:
- a CDS encoding adenylate/guanylate cyclase domain-containing protein; translated protein: MEMRGWLRRLGLEQYEAAFRQNEIDETVLPTLTAEDLKDLGVELVGHRRKLLDAIASLRAEAASASVPRPTETAERAAERRQVTVMFSDLVGSTALSARMDPEDLREVISAYQKCVAEIVRRAAGFVAKYMGDGVLIYFGYPEAHEDDAERSVRAALEMIAAVGALKVSVPLQTRIGIATGLVVVGDLIGSGEAQERGIIGETPNLAARLQALAEPNSVVIAESTRKLLGNLFELTDLGPQELKGIARAMRAFAVLQASPIESRFEAMHPSGLTALIGREEELELLLRRWARAKVGAGQVVLLSGEAGIGKSRLTAAFMETVAKEAHTGLRYFCSPQHTDSPLHPIIGQMERAAGVGRDDQPLTKLDKIDTLLGQSLTSRQHIALLTEMLSLPNDGRYPHLELTAPQRRQKTFEALTARLEALSKSSPVLMIFEDVHWIDPTSLEALSRTIDGLKNLRVLLIVTYRPEFEPPWIGTPYVAAVHLNRLGEDESKAIIDRVSGNAQIPADIRQDIIERTDGIPLFVEEMTKAVMEAGENGAERSAASIPSPLAAVPPSLHASLMARLDRLGSLAKETAQVGAAIGREFSYELLLPVGQRNSAELDEALNQLVSAELIFRRGMPPHAEYTFKHALVQDAAYGTLLRGPRQELHARIAEVLEQLFPERTHIEPELLARHFTNAGHADRAIPYWLKAGRRAAERSADEEAVRHLKRGLEMLMTLPHSAQKDRQELDYQLALGTPLAAQHGYGNPVVGAARDRAIALCERLGDTQHLLPCLYGQYAYCIASGRISKALEYSERCQSLAAQTGDRVAKLIAYRAMGASLLEVGDLETAKAQLEQMLAIDRIEMDQALSVLYLTDPHASGLAYLALSLWALGYPDKAVAAREKGN